One genomic region from Streptomyces sp. NBC_01431 encodes:
- a CDS encoding helix-turn-helix domain-containing protein: MIDDGPETFTIGQLARRTGMAVRTIRYWSDIGALPPLGRSHGGYRLYDAGSVARLELVRTLRELGLSLDDVRRVLAREITVAEVAAAHVAALDAQIRALRVSRAVLSTIALRQSDHEEMTLMNTLARLSARERKQIIDDFTDDVFAGLDDTNAHFHARVRGVAAELPDDPTPRQVDAWIELAELVEDDDFRALVRRMAEANSESFRERSREPQAYLAFAKKIALLAGGAQERGIAPESPEADALLSELLGQGADRAALLDRLGVSPDLRVERYFQLLAIVNGYEPSPSAAAAFQWLAAALRAHLGG; encoded by the coding sequence ATGATCGACGACGGCCCGGAAACCTTCACCATCGGGCAGCTCGCCCGCCGTACCGGAATGGCCGTGCGCACCATCCGGTACTGGTCCGACATCGGCGCCCTGCCGCCGCTCGGCCGCAGCCACGGCGGCTACCGGCTGTACGACGCCGGGTCCGTGGCCCGCCTGGAGCTGGTGCGCACCCTGCGGGAATTGGGGCTGTCCCTGGACGACGTACGCCGCGTGCTCGCCCGCGAGATCACGGTCGCCGAGGTCGCCGCGGCCCACGTCGCGGCCCTCGACGCCCAGATCCGCGCGCTCAGGGTGAGCCGCGCCGTCCTGTCGACCATCGCACTGAGGCAGTCCGACCACGAGGAGATGACACTCATGAACACGTTGGCCCGGCTCTCCGCGCGCGAGCGCAAGCAGATCATCGACGACTTCACCGACGACGTGTTCGCCGGTCTCGACGACACCAACGCGCACTTCCACGCCCGGGTGAGGGGGGTGGCCGCGGAGCTGCCCGACGATCCGACCCCGCGACAGGTCGACGCCTGGATCGAGCTGGCCGAACTGGTCGAGGACGACGACTTCCGGGCGCTGGTGCGGCGGATGGCCGAGGCGAACTCCGAGAGCTTCCGGGAGCGTTCGCGCGAACCACAGGCCTACCTGGCCTTCGCGAAGAAGATCGCCCTGCTGGCCGGCGGGGCCCAGGAGCGGGGCATCGCGCCCGAGAGCCCCGAGGCGGACGCGCTGCTGAGCGAACTCCTCGGCCAGGGCGCCGACCGGGCGGCCCTGCTCGACCGGCTCGGGGTCAGCCCCGACCTGCGCGTCGAGCGCTACTTCCAGCTGCTCGCCATCGTCAACGGGTACGAGCCGTCGCCCAGCGCGGCGGCCGCCTTCCAATGGCTGGCCGCCGCGCTGCGCGCGCACCTGGGCGGCTAA
- a CDS encoding L-serine ammonia-lyase, with product MAISVFDLFSIGIGPSSSHTVGPMRAARMFAARLKNEGLIAHTTRIRAELYGSLGATGHGHGTPKAVLLGLEGASPRTVDVETADEQVERIKDSGRLNVLGMHEIDFAYDDDLVLHRRKALPYHANGMTVFAYDVDGALVLEKTYYSVGGGFVVDEDAVAGDNPIVPDDTVLKYPFRTGDELLRMASDTGLSISAMMLENEKAWRTEDEIRSGLLDIWRVMQACVSRGMSREGILPGGLKVRRRAATTARQLRAEGNPEAHAMEWATLYAMAVNEENAAGGRVVTAPTNGAAGIIPAVLHYYMNFVPGADEEGIVRFLLAAGAIGMLFKENASISGAEVGCQGEVGSACSMAAGALAEVLGGTPEQVENAAEIGMEHNLGLTCDPVGGLVQIPCIERNGMAAVKAVTAAKMAMRGDGSHKVSLDKVIKTMKETGADMSVKYKETARGGLAVNIIEC from the coding sequence GTGGCCATCTCGGTCTTCGACCTGTTCTCGATCGGCATCGGCCCGTCCAGCTCCCACACCGTCGGTCCGATGCGCGCGGCCCGCATGTTCGCCGCGCGCCTGAAGAACGAGGGCCTCATCGCCCACACCACCCGGATACGGGCCGAGCTGTACGGCTCGCTCGGCGCCACCGGGCACGGCCACGGCACGCCGAAGGCGGTGCTGCTCGGCCTGGAGGGCGCCTCGCCGCGCACGGTCGACGTCGAGACCGCCGACGAGCAGGTCGAGCGGATCAAGGACTCCGGGCGGCTCAATGTGCTCGGCATGCACGAGATCGACTTCGCCTACGACGACGACCTGGTCCTGCACCGCCGCAAGGCGCTGCCGTACCACGCCAACGGCATGACGGTCTTCGCCTACGACGTCGACGGCGCGCTCGTCCTGGAGAAGACGTACTACTCGGTGGGCGGCGGCTTCGTCGTCGACGAGGACGCAGTCGCGGGCGACAACCCGATCGTGCCGGACGACACGGTCCTCAAGTACCCCTTCCGCACCGGCGACGAGCTGCTGCGGATGGCGTCGGACACCGGGCTCTCCATCTCCGCGATGATGCTGGAGAACGAGAAGGCCTGGCGCACCGAGGACGAGATCCGCTCCGGCCTTCTCGACATCTGGCGGGTCATGCAGGCCTGCGTCTCGCGCGGCATGTCCCGCGAGGGCATCCTGCCCGGCGGCCTCAAGGTCCGCCGCCGCGCCGCCACCACCGCCCGCCAGCTGCGTGCCGAGGGCAACCCCGAGGCGCACGCCATGGAGTGGGCGACGCTGTACGCGATGGCCGTCAACGAGGAGAACGCGGCGGGCGGCCGGGTCGTGACCGCGCCCACCAACGGCGCCGCGGGCATCATCCCGGCGGTGCTGCACTACTACATGAACTTCGTGCCCGGCGCCGACGAAGAGGGCATCGTCCGCTTCCTGCTCGCGGCCGGTGCGATCGGCATGCTGTTCAAGGAGAACGCCTCGATCTCCGGCGCCGAGGTCGGCTGCCAGGGCGAGGTCGGCTCCGCCTGCTCGATGGCGGCGGGCGCGCTCGCCGAGGTCCTCGGCGGCACCCCCGAGCAGGTCGAGAACGCCGCGGAGATCGGCATGGAGCACAACCTGGGTCTGACCTGCGACCCGGTCGGCGGCCTTGTCCAGATCCCCTGCATCGAGCGCAACGGCATGGCCGCCGTGAAGGCCGTCACCGCCGCCAAGATGGCGATGCGCGGCGACGGCAGCCACAAGGTGTCCCTGGACAAGGTCATCAAGACGATGAAGGAGACGGGGGCCGACATGAGCGTCAAGTACAAGGAGACGGCGCGGGGCGGCCTCGCCGTCAACATCATCGAGTGCTGA
- the gcvH gene encoding glycine cleavage system protein GcvH → MSNPQQLRYSKEHEWLSSAEEGVSTVGITEHAANALGDVVYVQLPEVGDTVTAGETCGELESTKSVSDLYSPVSGEVVAANQDVVDDPSLVNSAPFEGGWLFKVKITDEPGDLLSAAEYTDFAS, encoded by the coding sequence ATGAGCAACCCGCAGCAGCTGCGCTACAGCAAGGAGCACGAGTGGCTGTCGAGCGCCGAGGAAGGCGTGTCGACGGTCGGCATCACGGAGCACGCGGCCAACGCGCTCGGTGACGTCGTGTACGTCCAGCTTCCGGAGGTGGGTGACACGGTGACCGCGGGCGAGACCTGCGGCGAACTGGAGTCCACCAAGTCGGTCAGCGACCTGTACTCCCCGGTCAGCGGCGAGGTCGTCGCCGCCAACCAGGACGTCGTGGACGACCCGTCGCTCGTCAACTCGGCCCCGTTCGAGGGCGGTTGGCTGTTCAAGGTGAAGATCACGGACGAGCCGGGCGACCTGCTCTCCGCCGCCGAGTACACCGACTTCGCCAGCTGA
- a CDS encoding enhanced serine sensitivity protein SseB C-terminal domain-containing protein, protein MSAQGTAAAGQVEHMLRQVTPGRYDAYEALLHALADSGRLWMLLWHGAPGSADAQYGNMEVEGVSYAPCVTSAQELAASGWNRAHDVVGALGVARSLYPDHYGIWLNPHAPGGGVGIPWTDLRRIATGLDRMPAGPLRLSEPAVEIPQFYALLTQNAHRTPAVRSLCRAWVQPALGTPYLAIGLDLYDLGPQSVESVRAMMQQSVAAVPDGLAVSTVAMSDEYDPVAMWLKSEARPFYDREAQTASAPGYGYPPAAPRPY, encoded by the coding sequence GTGAGCGCGCAAGGCACCGCGGCGGCCGGGCAGGTCGAGCACATGCTGCGCCAGGTGACGCCCGGACGCTACGACGCGTACGAGGCGCTGCTGCACGCCCTCGCCGACTCCGGCCGCCTCTGGATGCTGCTGTGGCACGGCGCACCGGGCTCCGCGGACGCCCAGTACGGAAACATGGAGGTCGAAGGCGTCTCGTACGCGCCCTGTGTCACCTCCGCGCAGGAACTCGCCGCCAGCGGGTGGAACCGGGCCCACGACGTGGTCGGCGCCCTCGGCGTCGCCCGCTCCCTCTACCCCGACCACTACGGGATCTGGCTCAACCCGCACGCCCCCGGCGGCGGGGTCGGCATCCCCTGGACGGATCTGCGGCGGATCGCCACCGGCCTCGACCGGATGCCCGCCGGACCGCTCAGGCTCTCCGAACCCGCCGTGGAGATCCCGCAGTTCTACGCGCTGCTCACGCAGAACGCGCACCGCACCCCGGCCGTCCGTTCGCTGTGCCGCGCCTGGGTGCAGCCCGCGCTCGGCACCCCCTACCTCGCGATCGGCCTCGACCTGTACGACCTCGGCCCACAGTCGGTGGAGTCGGTGCGGGCGATGATGCAGCAGTCCGTCGCCGCGGTGCCCGACGGCCTCGCGGTGTCCACCGTCGCGATGTCCGACGAGTACGACCCGGTCGCCATGTGGCTGAAATCAGAGGCCCGCCCGTTCTACGACCGCGAGGCGCAGACCGCCTCGGCGCCCGGCTACGGCTACCCGCCGGCCGCGCCGCGCCCGTACTGA
- a CDS encoding NADPH-dependent F420 reductase has protein sequence MKIGIIGAGNIGGNLTRRLTALGHEVAVANSRGPQTLTALAEETGATPVTVEEAADGARIVVVTIPLKNVPDLPKGFLDGAADGFVVIDTGNYYPKERDGRIAAIEEGLTESRWTEQHIGHPVIKAFNGTYAQDLLDRPRPQGDPERIALPVAGDGEAAKRLVRELIDELGFDTVDAGGIDDSWRQQPATPVYGLRAGVAEITEALAAAPKERPAAHSF, from the coding sequence ATGAAGATCGGCATCATCGGCGCGGGCAACATCGGCGGCAACCTCACCCGCCGCCTCACCGCGCTCGGCCACGAGGTGGCCGTCGCCAACTCCCGCGGCCCGCAGACCCTGACCGCCCTCGCCGAGGAGACCGGCGCCACCCCGGTCACCGTCGAGGAAGCCGCCGACGGCGCCCGGATCGTGGTCGTCACCATCCCGTTGAAGAACGTCCCCGACCTGCCCAAGGGGTTCCTCGACGGCGCGGCCGACGGCTTCGTCGTCATCGACACCGGGAACTACTACCCCAAGGAGCGCGACGGCCGGATCGCCGCGATCGAGGAGGGGCTCACCGAGAGCCGCTGGACCGAGCAGCACATCGGCCACCCGGTGATCAAGGCCTTCAACGGTACGTACGCGCAGGACCTGCTCGACCGGCCACGCCCGCAGGGTGACCCCGAGCGGATCGCGCTGCCGGTGGCCGGCGACGGCGAGGCCGCCAAGCGGCTGGTCCGCGAGCTCATCGACGAGCTGGGCTTCGACACCGTCGACGCCGGCGGCATCGACGACTCCTGGCGCCAGCAGCCCGCCACCCCCGTCTACGGGCTGAGGGCCGGCGTCGCGGAGATCACCGAGGCTCTGGCGGCGGCGCCGAAGGAACGTCCGGCAGCACACAGCTTCTGA
- a CDS encoding EF-hand domain-containing protein: MADIEEARKAFAKLDIDGDGRVTASEYKAVMAQLGDYHVTETVAQAIIKAKDANGDGKLSFEEFWASLNK; this comes from the coding sequence GTGGCGGACATCGAAGAGGCGCGCAAGGCGTTCGCGAAGCTCGACATCGACGGTGACGGACGCGTCACGGCGAGCGAGTACAAGGCGGTCATGGCGCAGCTGGGCGACTACCACGTCACCGAGACAGTGGCCCAGGCCATCATCAAGGCCAAGGACGCCAACGGCGACGGCAAGCTCTCCTTCGAGGAGTTCTGGGCCTCGCTGAACAAGTGA
- the glyA gene encoding serine hydroxymethyltransferase, with protein MSLLNQPLHELDPDVAAAVDAELHRQQSTLEMIASENFAPVAVMEAQGSVLTNKYAEGYPGRRYYGGCEHVDVVEQIAIDRIKALFGAEAANVQPHSGAQANAAAMFALLKPGDTIMGLNLAHGGHLTHGMKINFSGKLYNVVPYHVDETGEVDMAEVERLAKESKPQLIVAGWSAYPRQLDFAAFRRIADEVGAYLMVDMAHFAGLVAAGLHPNPVPHAHVVTTTTHKTLGGPRGGVILSTQELAKKINSAVFPGQQGGPLEHVIAAKAVSFKVAASEEFKERQQRTLDGARILAERLVQDDVKAVGVDVLTGGTDVHLVLVDLRNSELDGQQAEDRLHEVGITVNRNAIPNDPRPPMVTSGLRIGTPALATRGFGADDFREVADIIAEALKPEFDKAALSARVSALADKHPLYPGLK; from the coding sequence ATGTCGCTTCTGAACCAGCCCCTCCACGAGCTGGACCCGGACGTCGCCGCCGCCGTCGACGCCGAGCTCCACCGTCAGCAGTCCACCCTCGAAATGATCGCCTCGGAGAACTTCGCTCCGGTCGCGGTCATGGAGGCCCAGGGCTCGGTCCTCACCAACAAGTACGCCGAGGGCTACCCGGGCCGCCGCTACTACGGCGGCTGTGAGCACGTCGACGTGGTCGAGCAGATCGCGATCGACCGCATCAAGGCGCTGTTCGGCGCCGAGGCCGCGAACGTGCAGCCGCACTCCGGCGCCCAGGCGAACGCGGCCGCGATGTTCGCGCTGCTCAAGCCGGGCGACACGATCATGGGTCTCAACCTGGCCCACGGCGGTCACCTGACCCACGGCATGAAGATCAACTTCTCCGGCAAGCTCTACAACGTGGTCCCGTACCACGTGGACGAGACCGGTGAGGTCGACATGGCCGAGGTCGAGCGCCTGGCCAAGGAGTCGAAGCCGCAGCTGATCGTGGCCGGCTGGTCCGCCTACCCGCGCCAGCTGGACTTCGCCGCCTTCCGCCGCATCGCGGACGAGGTCGGCGCGTACCTGATGGTCGACATGGCCCACTTCGCGGGCCTGGTCGCCGCGGGTCTGCACCCCAACCCGGTGCCGCACGCCCACGTCGTGACCACTACCACGCACAAGACCCTCGGCGGTCCGCGCGGCGGTGTCATCCTGTCGACGCAGGAGCTCGCCAAGAAGATCAACTCGGCGGTCTTCCCCGGTCAGCAGGGCGGCCCGCTTGAGCACGTGATCGCGGCCAAGGCGGTGTCCTTCAAGGTCGCCGCGTCCGAGGAGTTCAAGGAGCGCCAGCAGCGCACCCTGGACGGCGCCCGGATCCTGGCCGAGCGCCTGGTCCAGGACGACGTGAAGGCCGTCGGCGTCGACGTCCTGACCGGCGGCACCGATGTGCACCTGGTCCTGGTGGACCTGCGCAACTCCGAGCTGGACGGCCAGCAGGCCGAGGACCGCCTCCACGAGGTCGGCATCACGGTCAACCGGAACGCCATCCCGAACGACCCGCGGCCGCCGATGGTCACCTCGGGCCTGAGGATCGGCACCCCGGCGCTTGCCACCCGTGGCTTCGGCGCCGACGACTTCCGTGAGGTCGCCGACATCATCGCCGAGGCGCTGAAGCCGGAGTTCGACAAGGCCGCACTGTCGGCGCGGGTGTCCGCTCTGGCCGACAAGCACCCGCTGTACCCCGGGCTGAAGTAG
- the gcvT gene encoding glycine cleavage system aminomethyltransferase GcvT, protein MSNTPRLTALDALHRSLGATMTDFAGWDMPLRYGSERDEHNAVRTRAGLFDLSHMGEITVTGPEAVKALNYALVGNIATIGPGRARYTMICQEDGGIVDDLIVYRLGETEAPEYMVVANAGNAQIVLDAISERAAGFDAEVRDDRDAYALIAVQGPESPGILKSVTDADLDGLKYYAGLPGTVAGVPALIARTGYTGEDGFELFVAPEHAEQLWRALTEAGQDAGLVPCGLSCRDTLRLEAGMPLYGHELTTALTPFDAGLGRVVKFEKEGDFVGRTALEAAAEKAAANPPRKLVGLIAEGRRVPRAGFSVVAGGEVVGEVTSGAPSPTLGKPIAIAYVDAAHAAPGTAGVGIDIRGTHEAYEVVALPFYKRQK, encoded by the coding sequence ATGAGCAACACCCCCCGCCTCACAGCCCTCGATGCCCTGCATCGTTCGCTGGGCGCCACGATGACCGACTTCGCGGGCTGGGACATGCCGCTGCGGTACGGGAGCGAGCGCGACGAGCACAACGCCGTACGCACCCGCGCCGGGCTCTTCGACCTGTCCCACATGGGCGAGATCACGGTCACCGGCCCCGAGGCCGTGAAGGCGCTGAACTACGCGCTGGTCGGCAACATCGCCACCATCGGCCCCGGCCGCGCCCGGTACACGATGATCTGCCAGGAGGACGGCGGGATCGTCGACGACCTGATCGTCTACCGCCTGGGGGAGACCGAGGCCCCCGAGTACATGGTGGTGGCCAACGCGGGCAACGCGCAGATCGTGCTCGACGCGATCAGCGAGCGCGCGGCGGGCTTCGACGCCGAGGTCCGCGACGACCGCGACGCGTACGCGCTGATCGCCGTGCAGGGCCCCGAGTCCCCCGGCATCCTCAAGTCCGTCACCGACGCCGACCTGGACGGGCTGAAGTACTACGCCGGTCTGCCCGGCACCGTCGCCGGCGTTCCCGCGCTGATCGCCCGCACCGGCTACACCGGCGAGGACGGCTTCGAGCTGTTCGTCGCCCCCGAGCACGCCGAGCAGCTGTGGCGCGCGCTGACCGAGGCCGGCCAGGACGCGGGCCTCGTGCCGTGCGGCCTGTCCTGCCGCGACACGCTGCGCCTTGAGGCGGGCATGCCGCTGTACGGGCACGAGCTGACCACCGCGCTCACCCCGTTCGACGCCGGGCTCGGCCGGGTCGTGAAGTTCGAGAAGGAGGGCGACTTCGTGGGCCGTACGGCTCTGGAGGCCGCCGCCGAGAAGGCCGCCGCGAACCCGCCGCGCAAGCTGGTCGGGCTGATCGCCGAGGGTCGTCGGGTGCCGCGCGCCGGCTTCTCGGTCGTGGCCGGCGGCGAGGTCGTCGGCGAGGTCACCTCCGGCGCCCCGTCCCCGACACTTGGCAAGCCGATCGCCATCGCGTACGTGGACGCCGCACACGCCGCGCCCGGCACCGCCGGGGTCGGCATCGACATCCGCGGGACGCACGAGGCGTACGAGGTCGTCGCGCTGCCCTTCTACAAGCGCCAGAAGTGA
- a CDS encoding ABC transporter permease, giving the protein MTAPIETTGSAAQAQPEAVLTGAKQSQIEGRSLGQIAWARFKRDKLAVAGGVVVILLILLAVLAKPIQWAFGLDPNAFHQDLIDPALLAPKGAWGGMSWSHPLGVDPQYGRDIMTRIIEGSWVSLLVAGGATLLAVTIGVVMGVTAGFYGGWADSLISRTMDVFLAFPLLLFAISISASLQDGAFGLSGLPLRICVLIFVIGFFSWPYMGRIVRAQTLSLREREFVEASRSLGARGWFILFRELLPNLVAPILVYATLLIPTNILFEAGLSFLGVGIAPPQASWGGMLTSATELYAADPQYMIVPGVAIFITVLAFNLLGDGLRDALDPRTK; this is encoded by the coding sequence GTGACCGCACCGATCGAGACCACCGGTTCGGCTGCCCAAGCGCAGCCGGAGGCAGTACTCACGGGGGCCAAGCAGAGCCAGATCGAGGGCCGTTCACTCGGACAGATCGCCTGGGCGCGGTTCAAGCGCGACAAACTGGCGGTTGCCGGCGGCGTTGTCGTCATCCTGCTGATCCTCCTCGCGGTTCTGGCAAAACCGATCCAGTGGGCGTTCGGGCTCGACCCGAACGCGTTCCACCAGGATCTGATCGACCCCGCGCTCCTCGCGCCCAAGGGCGCCTGGGGCGGCATGAGTTGGTCCCACCCGCTGGGTGTGGACCCGCAGTACGGGCGAGACATCATGACCCGCATCATCGAGGGGTCCTGGGTCTCGCTGCTCGTCGCGGGAGGCGCCACGCTCCTCGCCGTCACCATCGGCGTGGTCATGGGCGTCACCGCGGGCTTCTACGGAGGCTGGGCGGACTCCCTCATCAGCCGCACCATGGACGTCTTCCTGGCGTTCCCGCTGCTGCTCTTCGCCATCTCCATCTCGGCGTCCCTGCAGGACGGCGCGTTCGGTCTCTCGGGACTGCCGCTCCGGATCTGCGTACTGATCTTCGTGATCGGGTTCTTCAGCTGGCCGTACATGGGTCGTATCGTGCGGGCCCAGACGCTCAGCCTGCGCGAACGCGAGTTCGTGGAGGCGTCCCGGAGCCTGGGCGCCCGGGGCTGGTTCATCCTCTTCCGGGAGCTGCTGCCGAACCTCGTCGCACCGATCCTCGTGTACGCGACGCTGCTCATCCCCACGAACATCCTCTTCGAGGCGGGCCTCAGCTTCCTCGGCGTCGGCATCGCGCCGCCGCAGGCCTCGTGGGGCGGCATGCTCACCTCAGCGACCGAGCTGTACGCGGCCGACCCGCAGTACATGATCGTGCCGGGCGTGGCCATCTTCATCACGGTCCTGGCGTTCAACCTGCTGGGCGACGGGCTGCGCGACGCCCTCGACCCGCGCACCAAGTAA
- a CDS encoding AAA family ATPase, translating into MTVGRNTAEAREADAPDLGAAPGARPAESERVRDLRGRPDRTPPELLFDAGDVVVVSGLPGSGKTTLMRRTVTDRRIDSQDTRLAWQRRLPGIPYALYRPLTRTAHFARTWWALRSGESIVVHDCGTQAWVRHWLGRGARRRGRALRLVVLDVPPGAALEGQARRGRWVSRYAFARHRGAARRLISQVESGRLPTGCATAVLLDRASASAVRRIGFTEERRGPGARGARVSGHGRGGPARQSGEKDGT; encoded by the coding sequence ATGACGGTTGGACGGAACACGGCTGAGGCGCGGGAGGCGGACGCGCCGGACCTGGGCGCGGCGCCGGGCGCGCGCCCGGCGGAGAGTGAGAGGGTGCGGGACCTGCGCGGCAGGCCCGACCGGACGCCGCCGGAGCTGCTCTTCGACGCGGGCGACGTCGTGGTGGTGTCCGGGCTGCCCGGCAGCGGCAAGACGACGCTGATGCGCCGCACCGTCACCGACCGCCGCATCGACTCACAGGACACCCGGCTCGCCTGGCAGCGCCGCCTGCCGGGGATTCCGTACGCCCTCTACCGCCCGCTGACCCGGACCGCGCACTTCGCCAGGACCTGGTGGGCGCTGCGCTCCGGCGAGAGCATCGTCGTGCACGACTGCGGTACGCAGGCCTGGGTGCGGCACTGGCTGGGCCGCGGGGCGCGGCGCAGGGGACGCGCGCTGCGCCTCGTCGTCCTTGACGTACCGCCCGGTGCCGCCCTGGAGGGCCAGGCCAGGCGCGGCCGCTGGGTCTCCCGGTACGCCTTCGCCCGGCACCGCGGGGCGGCCCGGCGGCTGATCTCCCAGGTGGAGTCCGGACGGCTGCCGACCGGCTGTGCGACCGCGGTCCTGCTGGACCGGGCGTCCGCCTCGGCGGTGCGGCGGATCGGCTTCACCGAGGAGCGACGCGGGCCCGGTGCTCGCGGCGCTAGGGTTTCGGGGCACGGCCGTGGAGGGCCGGCACGGCAGTCGGGGGAGAAGGACGGCACATGA
- a CDS encoding enhanced serine sensitivity protein SseB: MNFPEQAFAHPHGGGGWPGNELEEALAAALGHPNAGPRLIEVLGRSSVWVPLPNGGGQDSADLDLPTLELGGAPYVPVYSSEQQFLQCVGSHMPFAVAPAVEFARGLPPQLGIAVNPEGAVGVPLPPPAVAELCRTGRTALDGPASGARVRLFEPDWQEEPVDFLTAAGQEFEATGVVRTARRALASIEGEAPTLFIGVEFATWDGAGRNAPMEALGRALGRVPVAWSVNLVLLDVTQDPVAEWMRERVRPFYERAQ, encoded by the coding sequence ATGAACTTTCCGGAGCAGGCGTTCGCGCATCCGCACGGCGGCGGAGGCTGGCCGGGCAACGAACTCGAAGAGGCGCTGGCCGCCGCCCTCGGCCACCCGAACGCGGGCCCCCGGCTCATAGAGGTGCTCGGCCGCAGTTCGGTATGGGTGCCCCTGCCCAACGGCGGCGGCCAGGACAGCGCGGACCTCGACCTGCCCACCCTGGAGCTCGGCGGCGCCCCCTATGTCCCGGTGTACAGCTCCGAGCAGCAGTTCCTCCAGTGCGTCGGTTCCCACATGCCGTTCGCCGTGGCGCCCGCCGTCGAGTTCGCCCGCGGTCTTCCGCCGCAACTGGGCATCGCGGTCAACCCCGAGGGCGCGGTGGGAGTACCGCTGCCCCCGCCCGCCGTGGCCGAACTCTGCCGTACCGGGCGTACCGCGCTCGACGGACCCGCGTCCGGAGCCCGGGTACGCCTCTTCGAGCCCGACTGGCAGGAGGAGCCGGTGGACTTCCTGACCGCGGCGGGCCAGGAGTTCGAGGCGACCGGGGTGGTGCGCACCGCACGGCGCGCGCTGGCCTCCATCGAGGGCGAGGCGCCGACGCTGTTCATCGGCGTGGAGTTCGCCACCTGGGACGGGGCCGGCCGCAACGCCCCGATGGAGGCACTCGGCCGGGCGCTCGGCCGGGTCCCCGTCGCCTGGTCGGTCAACCTGGTCCTCCTCGATGTGACACAGGATCCGGTCGCGGAATGGATGCGCGAGCGGGTGCGCCCCTTCTACGAGCGGGCCCAGTAG
- a CDS encoding GNAT family N-acetyltransferase, whose translation MSETLGDILAAAAGGRFPPMDGGTTVVAQPNPRDAGVLAFTAHSVVFLDEDEDWIRATLARTDADPLGASMNPGFLAALMARTGRSMNCVDLLTCAPALPGEPPIALTEIEDREHPRVARAWKFRDEVRVWAADGGVLVLGRGVAGRWEAAVELDESARGQRLGVQLALAARHLVPGPVLWAQQSPGNARSVRTFQAAGFRPMGSEALLLAH comes from the coding sequence ATGAGTGAGACGCTCGGCGACATTCTGGCGGCCGCGGCCGGTGGCCGGTTCCCGCCGATGGATGGCGGTACGACCGTGGTGGCGCAGCCGAACCCGCGTGATGCGGGCGTCCTCGCGTTCACCGCGCACTCGGTGGTCTTCCTGGACGAGGACGAGGACTGGATCAGGGCCACCTTGGCCCGGACGGACGCCGACCCGCTCGGCGCCTCGATGAACCCCGGGTTCCTGGCCGCCCTGATGGCCCGCACCGGCCGCTCGATGAACTGCGTCGACCTGCTGACCTGCGCCCCCGCGCTGCCCGGCGAACCCCCGATCGCGCTGACCGAGATCGAGGACCGGGAGCATCCGAGGGTGGCGCGGGCGTGGAAGTTCCGTGACGAGGTGAGGGTCTGGGCGGCGGACGGCGGCGTCCTGGTGCTCGGCCGGGGAGTCGCGGGCCGCTGGGAGGCCGCCGTCGAGCTGGACGAATCCGCCCGCGGCCAGCGACTCGGCGTCCAACTCGCCCTGGCCGCACGGCACTTGGTGCCCGGGCCGGTACTGTGGGCGCAGCAGTCGCCCGGGAACGCGCGCAGCGTGCGGACGTTCCAGGCCGCGGGGTTCAGGCCGATGGGCTCGGAAGCGCTGCTCCTGGCGCACTGA